A genomic segment from Pseudomonadota bacterium encodes:
- a CDS encoding DUF3501 family protein, protein MTTPRELRREDILPVEAFEKIRKERRREISAVKKARRVSVGPSATFYFENYDTMWWQIHEMLYIEKGGEAQIADELAAYNPLIPKGNELVATLMFEIENPEQRRQFLATLGGIERAVFLRAGGEEIAARPEADVERSTEGGRASSVHFLRFPFTQAAIAAFRDPAAEVVLGIGHKAYAHMAIVPENVRAALSEDFDGAA, encoded by the coding sequence ATGACGACGCCGCGCGAACTTCGCCGCGAGGACATCCTGCCGGTGGAAGCGTTCGAAAAAATTCGCAAGGAACGCCGCCGGGAAATTTCCGCCGTCAAGAAAGCGCGCCGGGTTTCGGTCGGGCCGTCGGCGACGTTCTACTTCGAAAACTACGACACGATGTGGTGGCAGATTCACGAGATGCTCTACATCGAGAAGGGCGGCGAGGCCCAGATTGCGGACGAGCTTGCCGCCTATAATCCGTTGATCCCGAAGGGTAATGAGTTAGTCGCGACCTTGATGTTCGAAATCGAAAACCCGGAACAGCGGCGGCAATTCCTGGCCACGCTCGGCGGCATAGAGCGCGCGGTTTTTCTGCGCGCCGGCGGAGAGGAAATCGCGGCCCGGCCGGAGGCGGACGTTGAACGTTCGACGGAAGGCGGCCGGGCGTCCTCCGTTCACTTTCTGCGTTTTCCGTTCACGCAGGCGGCGATTGCCGCTTTTCGGGACCCGGCGGCGGAAGTCGTTCTCGGCATCGGGCACAAGGCATACGCGCACATGGCCATCGTGCCAGAGAACGTCCGGGCGGCCCTTTCGGAAGATTTCGACGGCGCGGCCTAG
- the irrA gene encoding iron response transcriptional regulator IrrA has translation MAPVRPYANAYDLLKESALRPTRQRLALAKLLFDGTDRHVHAEQLHGEALAAGVQVSLATIYNTLHQFMEVGLLREVVVEAGRTYFDTNISDHHHFFCEEDGELRDISSDRLVFGRLPDPPAGKVVKRVDVIVHLGNLDD, from the coding sequence ATGGCGCCCGTCCGCCCTTACGCGAACGCATACGATCTTCTGAAAGAATCGGCGCTGCGGCCGACGCGTCAGCGCTTGGCCCTGGCGAAGCTTCTGTTCGATGGAACGGATCGTCATGTGCACGCCGAGCAGCTGCACGGAGAAGCGCTCGCCGCCGGTGTCCAGGTTTCGCTGGCGACCATCTATAACACGCTGCACCAATTTATGGAGGTCGGTCTCCTGCGCGAGGTCGTCGTCGAGGCCGGCCGCACCTACTTTGACACGAACATCAGCGACCACCATCACTTCTTCTGCGAGGAAGACGGCGAGCTTCGGGATATTTCTTCCGACCGGCTGGTTTTCGGCCGGTTGCCGGACCCGCCGGCTGGCAAGGTCGTGAAGCGGGTGGATGTCATCGTGCATCTGGGTAACCTGGACGACTGA
- the rbfA gene encoding 30S ribosome-binding factor RbfA, with the protein MTSSRGKAPSQRQLRVGEELRHALAQILERGHFRDPALVATSITVTEVRVTPDLRQAVVFVTPLGGAGMEPVIEALRRAAPYLRGQLSHHVRLRYMPTLIFEPDLSFAAVERVEGLLNRPEVARDLAPAEPVRKRKDGA; encoded by the coding sequence ATGACGTCTTCCCGGGGCAAGGCCCCTTCCCAGCGGCAGCTTCGCGTCGGCGAGGAGCTCCGGCATGCGCTCGCCCAGATTCTCGAACGCGGCCACTTCCGCGACCCCGCGCTGGTTGCGACGTCGATCACGGTGACGGAGGTTCGCGTGACGCCGGATCTCCGCCAGGCGGTTGTTTTCGTGACCCCTTTGGGCGGCGCCGGCATGGAGCCTGTCATCGAGGCCCTGCGCCGGGCGGCGCCTTATCTGCGCGGCCAGTTATCCCACCATGTTCGGCTTCGCTACATGCCGACGCTCATTTTCGAGCCGGACCTCTCCTTTGCCGCCGTCGAACGGGTCGAGGGGCTGCTCAACCGGCCGGAGGTGGCGCGCGATCTTGCCCCCGCCGAGCCGGTCCGGAAACGGAAGGATGGCGCGTAA
- a CDS encoding rubrerythrin family protein, giving the protein MPSLKGTKTEENLKEAFAGESQANRRYLYFAQKADVEGYNDVAAVFRSTAEGETGHAHGHLEFLEEVGDPATGKPIGETDDNLKAAIAGETYEYTDMYPGMAKAARREGFEEIADWFETLAKAEKSHAGRFQKALDSLGQ; this is encoded by the coding sequence ATGCCATCCCTTAAAGGAACCAAGACCGAAGAAAACCTGAAGGAAGCCTTTGCCGGCGAATCCCAGGCGAACCGTCGTTATCTCTACTTTGCCCAGAAGGCCGATGTCGAAGGCTACAACGACGTCGCCGCCGTCTTCCGCTCGACCGCCGAGGGTGAAACGGGCCACGCCCATGGCCACCTCGAATTTCTCGAGGAAGTGGGCGACCCGGCAACCGGTAAGCCGATCGGGGAGACCGACGATAATTTGAAGGCGGCGATCGCCGGCGAGACCTACGAGTACACGGACATGTACCCGGGAATGGCGAAGGCCGCCCGCAGAGAAGGCTTCGAGGAAATCGCCGACTGGTTCGAAACATTGGCGAAGGCTGAAAAGTCCCACGCCGGCCGTTTCCAGAAGGCCCTGGATAGCCTGGGCCAGTAA
- the pnp gene encoding polyribonucleotide nucleotidyltransferase, with the protein MFDITRKEILWGKRKLVLESGRMARQADGAVLASYGETSVLCTVVGQKTAKEGIDFLPLTVNYFERTYAAGKIPGGFFKREGRPSEKETLVSRLIDRPIRPLFPDNFHNEVQVICTVLSHDLENDPDIVSMVGASAALAISGLPFRGPIAGARVGYIDGRHVLNPQLDEMVNSTLNLVVAGTRDGVLMVESEASELSEDVMLEAVMFGHREFQAVIEAISEMAKACGKKPWEIAKPAQSVEAVAKAVSGKATKGLQEAYKITEKQARVERLADVRRGLVETLATEELGETAILNATKKVEKAIVRHAILETGRRIDGRDTRTIRPIFGEVGVLARAHGSALFTRGETQALVVATLGTGQDEQFVDALDGEYHEHFMLHYNFPPYSVGEAGRVGFTGRREIGHGKLAWRALRALLPKKEDFPYTMRVVSEITESNGSSSMATVCGASLALMDAGVPLTRPIAGIAMGLIKEDSGVVVLSDILGDEDHLGDMDFKVAGTEQGITALQMDIKITGITEEIMQTALAQAREGRLHILNEMTKALSGSRDAVSSHAPRITVLTIPKDKIREVIGTGGKVIREICETTGAKIDIEDDGTIKVAAVNNESATAAIEWIRGIVAEPEIGHIYTGKVVKTVDFGAFVNFLGARDGLVHISELAPRRVGKVTDVVKEGDAVKVKVLAIDDRGKVKLSMRAVDQETGEDIQKAEETASAG; encoded by the coding sequence ATGTTTGATATTACGCGTAAGGAAATTCTGTGGGGAAAGCGGAAGCTTGTTCTGGAATCGGGAAGAATGGCAAGGCAGGCGGACGGCGCGGTGCTCGCGAGTTACGGCGAGACGTCGGTCCTGTGCACCGTCGTCGGTCAGAAAACGGCGAAAGAAGGCATTGATTTTCTCCCCCTTACGGTAAACTATTTCGAAAGAACCTACGCCGCCGGAAAAATCCCTGGCGGCTTCTTCAAGCGGGAAGGCCGGCCCAGCGAGAAAGAAACCCTGGTCTCCCGTTTGATTGATCGGCCGATCCGGCCGCTTTTCCCGGACAATTTTCATAACGAAGTGCAAGTGATCTGCACGGTGTTGAGTCACGACCTCGAGAACGATCCGGACATCGTGTCGATGGTTGGCGCCTCGGCCGCGCTTGCGATCTCCGGTCTGCCTTTCCGCGGGCCCATCGCGGGTGCCCGGGTTGGCTATATCGACGGGCGCCACGTCCTCAACCCCCAGCTCGACGAAATGGTGAACTCGACTTTGAACCTCGTCGTGGCCGGCACCAGGGACGGCGTGCTGATGGTCGAATCGGAGGCCAGCGAGCTTTCCGAGGACGTCATGCTGGAGGCCGTCATGTTCGGCCATCGGGAATTCCAGGCGGTCATCGAGGCGATCTCGGAAATGGCGAAGGCCTGCGGCAAGAAGCCATGGGAGATAGCAAAGCCCGCCCAGTCGGTCGAAGCGGTGGCGAAGGCCGTGAGCGGGAAGGCGACGAAGGGCTTGCAGGAGGCCTACAAGATCACGGAGAAACAGGCCCGCGTCGAGCGCCTGGCCGATGTCCGCCGGGGCCTCGTTGAAACGCTTGCGACAGAGGAACTCGGCGAGACCGCGATCCTCAATGCGACGAAGAAAGTCGAAAAGGCCATCGTCCGCCACGCGATTCTCGAGACCGGGCGCCGGATAGACGGGCGGGATACTCGGACGATTCGTCCCATCTTCGGCGAAGTCGGCGTGCTGGCTCGCGCGCATGGCAGCGCCCTTTTCACCCGGGGCGAAACCCAGGCCCTGGTCGTCGCCACCCTTGGCACCGGCCAGGACGAGCAGTTCGTGGACGCCCTTGACGGCGAATACCACGAACATTTCATGCTGCATTACAATTTCCCTCCCTATTCCGTCGGCGAAGCCGGCCGCGTCGGCTTCACCGGCCGTCGCGAGATCGGCCACGGCAAGCTTGCCTGGCGGGCGCTGCGGGCGCTGCTGCCGAAAAAGGAGGATTTTCCCTACACGATGCGGGTCGTCTCCGAGATCACCGAATCGAACGGCTCTTCCTCGATGGCGACGGTTTGCGGAGCCTCGCTTGCGTTGATGGACGCCGGCGTTCCACTGACGCGGCCGATCGCCGGTATCGCCATGGGGCTTATCAAGGAAGACTCCGGCGTGGTTGTTCTCTCCGATATTCTCGGCGACGAGGACCATTTGGGCGATATGGATTTCAAGGTGGCCGGCACCGAGCAGGGCATTACGGCGCTGCAGATGGACATCAAGATCACCGGCATCACGGAAGAGATCATGCAGACGGCGCTCGCCCAAGCCCGCGAGGGGCGGCTGCATATCTTAAACGAGATGACGAAGGCCCTGTCCGGTTCGCGCGATGCCGTAAGCAGCCACGCGCCGCGCATCACGGTGCTCACGATTCCGAAAGACAAAATTCGCGAAGTCATCGGCACGGGCGGCAAGGTCATTCGCGAGATCTGCGAAACGACGGGCGCCAAGATTGACATTGAAGACGACGGCACCATCAAAGTCGCCGCGGTGAACAACGAATCGGCCACGGCGGCGATCGAATGGATCCGGGGCATCGTAGCCGAGCCGGAAATCGGCCACATCTACACCGGCAAGGTCGTAAAAACCGTCGACTTCGGCGCCTTCGTGAATTTCCTGGGCGCGCGCGACGGGCTTGTCCACATCAGCGAACTGGCACCGCGTCGCGTCGGCAAGGTGACGGACGTCGTCAAGGAAGGCGACGCGGTGAAGGTGAAGGTGCTGGCGATCGATGACCGGGGCAAGGTGAAGCTCAGCATGCGGGCGGTCGATCAGGAAACCGGCGAAGACATCCAGAAGGCGGAGGAAACGGCTTCCGCCGGCTAG
- a CDS encoding heterodisulfide reductase-related iron-sulfur binding cluster: MAGEGSLGAPMRHPIPWQDPAFTDRAKVEAECRRVFDICHGCRRCFNLCDSFPRLFDLIDTGPTGELDGVKDADFKRVADACTLCDMCFMTKCPYVPPHEFDLDFPHLMLRYRAMERQEGKVAFAARQLTETDRNGRLAAPVAPLANWATDTKNKPVRAAIELLAGVDRKAHLPKFHGKTFAAAARSEPAAVNREAPAFGRKAVLYATCFANYNHPRIGLATRAVLARNGVETEVVYPTCCGMPKLEHGDLEEVAARAEKVATAMKPWIEKGYAVIALIPSCALMLKFEWPLVLPDNADVKRLAEATFDVSEYVVDLAAKEGLAEGLKPLQGGVALHIACHARAQNMGQKAAEMLRLLPEADVRVIERCSGHGGSWGVMKENFETAIKVGKPVARQAVEAKKAYLASECPLAGAHVVQGMERLPDNAAHAQAFHPIELFAEAYGIAPP; this comes from the coding sequence ATGGCAGGCGAAGGATCCTTGGGCGCGCCGATGCGCCACCCCATTCCCTGGCAGGACCCGGCTTTCACGGACCGCGCCAAGGTCGAGGCGGAATGCCGCCGCGTCTTCGATATCTGCCATGGCTGTCGGCGCTGTTTTAATCTCTGCGACAGCTTCCCCCGTCTCTTCGACCTGATCGATACCGGCCCCACCGGCGAACTCGATGGCGTCAAGGACGCGGACTTCAAGCGCGTTGCGGATGCCTGCACGCTTTGCGACATGTGCTTCATGACGAAGTGTCCCTACGTGCCACCGCATGAGTTCGACCTCGACTTTCCCCATCTCATGCTGCGCTACCGGGCGATGGAGCGGCAGGAGGGGAAGGTTGCCTTCGCCGCCCGCCAGCTGACGGAGACCGACCGCAACGGGCGGCTCGCCGCCCCGGTGGCGCCGCTTGCCAACTGGGCGACGGACACCAAGAACAAACCGGTCCGCGCCGCGATCGAGCTTCTGGCCGGCGTTGACCGCAAGGCGCACCTGCCGAAATTCCACGGCAAGACCTTTGCCGCCGCCGCCCGGTCGGAACCTGCCGCGGTCAACCGCGAAGCGCCTGCTTTCGGCCGCAAGGCCGTCCTCTACGCAACGTGTTTCGCAAACTACAACCATCCGCGGATCGGCCTTGCGACGCGCGCCGTGCTGGCGCGGAACGGTGTCGAGACGGAAGTCGTCTACCCCACCTGCTGCGGCATGCCGAAGCTTGAGCACGGCGATCTCGAAGAGGTGGCGGCGCGCGCCGAGAAAGTCGCCACCGCCATGAAGCCCTGGATCGAGAAAGGCTACGCCGTCATCGCCCTCATTCCTTCTTGCGCCCTGATGTTGAAATTCGAATGGCCGCTCGTGCTTCCTGACAACGCGGACGTGAAACGCCTGGCGGAGGCGACCTTCGACGTTTCGGAATATGTCGTGGACCTTGCCGCGAAGGAAGGGCTTGCGGAAGGCCTAAAGCCCTTGCAAGGCGGAGTGGCGCTGCACATCGCCTGCCATGCCCGGGCCCAGAACATGGGCCAGAAGGCGGCCGAGATGCTGCGCCTTCTGCCGGAAGCGGACGTGCGCGTGATCGAGCGCTGCTCCGGCCATGGCGGTTCGTGGGGGGTGATGAAGGAAAATTTCGAAACGGCGATCAAGGTTGGCAAGCCCGTCGCCCGCCAGGCCGTGGAAGCGAAGAAGGCCTACCTTGCCTCGGAATGTCCGCTTGCCGGCGCCCATGTCGTGCAGGGGATGGAACGCTTGCCCGACAACGCAGCCCACGCCCAGGCGTTTCACCCGATCGAGCTTTTTGCCGAAGCCTACGGGATAGCGCCGCCATGA
- the moeB gene encoding molybdopterin-synthase adenylyltransferase MoeB, which translates to MAFTEQQIQRYARHIILPEVGAKGQEKLFRSKVLVVGAGGLGSPNLLYLAAAGVGTIGVIDDDDVDLSNLQRQIVHPTGRIGEPKVESAAKTLAEINPEVRVVRHRMRLNVENALGLFADYDLIADGSDNFPTRFLVNDASYFAKKPLVTAAVLRFDGQLATFRAYTAGNHPCYRCIFREPPPAGTVPNCAEGGVFGAIAGVMGTLQATEVVKELLGIGQSLDGFMLIYDGLGSTFRKIAVKRDKGCPLCGEAPTLRTLEAAAAMCTV; encoded by the coding sequence ATGGCCTTCACCGAACAGCAGATTCAGCGTTACGCCCGCCACATCATCCTGCCGGAGGTCGGCGCCAAGGGGCAGGAGAAGCTGTTCCGCTCGAAGGTCCTGGTGGTGGGCGCCGGCGGTCTCGGCTCGCCAAACCTGCTTTACCTTGCCGCCGCCGGGGTCGGGACGATCGGTGTCATTGACGACGACGACGTGGATCTCAGCAATCTCCAGCGGCAGATCGTTCACCCGACCGGCCGGATCGGCGAACCGAAGGTCGAAAGCGCGGCGAAGACGCTGGCGGAAATCAACCCGGAGGTCCGGGTCGTCCGCCACCGGATGCGCCTTAACGTCGAGAACGCGCTCGGGCTTTTCGCCGACTACGACCTGATCGCGGACGGCAGCGATAATTTTCCGACCCGCTTCCTGGTCAACGACGCCAGCTATTTTGCAAAAAAGCCCCTGGTGACGGCGGCGGTCCTTCGATTCGACGGGCAGCTCGCGACCTTCCGCGCCTACACGGCCGGCAATCACCCCTGCTACCGCTGCATCTTCCGTGAGCCGCCGCCGGCCGGCACGGTGCCGAATTGCGCGGAAGGCGGCGTGTTCGGAGCCATCGCCGGCGTCATGGGCACCCTGCAGGCGACGGAAGTCGTGAAAGAACTTCTCGGGATCGGCCAAAGCCTGGACGGCTTCATGCTGATTTACGACGGCCTTGGCAGCACCTTCCGCAAGATCGCCGTCAAGCGGGACAAGGGCTGCCCGCTGTGCGGGGAAGCCCCCACCCTTCGCACCCTCGAGGCGGCCGCGGCGATGTGCACCGTCTAG
- the truB gene encoding tRNA pseudouridine(55) synthase TruB, with the protein MARKRKGTPIHGWLVLDKPPALTSAKVVAIVRRHLDAAKAGHGGTLDPLATGILPIAFGEATKTVAYAMERRKTYRFVVRWGEARATDDVTGELLGDSAVRPTAEAIRAALATFTGAIAQVPPAYSAIQVAGRRAYARARAGESLELAPRGVVVHRLSLEGLPDRDHALFEVVCGKGTYVRSLARDLGVTLGTLGCIAELRRLAVGPFTENQAISLDYLTSLGHDAVLAKHLLPVETGLDDIPALALTEEEAARLRHGQIIPMLGDDHHHRQAHVRAAGSEQEETLVCAMSEGRPVAVARLAGGKLRALRVLNL; encoded by the coding sequence ATGGCGCGTAAACGCAAGGGAACGCCCATTCACGGCTGGCTGGTTCTCGACAAGCCGCCGGCCCTGACGTCGGCCAAGGTGGTCGCGATCGTGCGCCGGCATCTCGACGCCGCGAAGGCCGGCCACGGCGGTACGCTCGACCCGCTGGCGACCGGCATCCTGCCCATTGCCTTCGGCGAGGCGACAAAGACGGTGGCCTATGCGATGGAGCGTCGCAAGACCTACCGCTTCGTGGTGCGCTGGGGCGAGGCGCGGGCGACGGACGATGTCACGGGCGAGCTCTTGGGCGACAGCGCCGTCCGGCCGACAGCCGAGGCAATCCGCGCCGCTCTCGCCACCTTCACCGGCGCCATCGCGCAGGTGCCCCCCGCCTATTCGGCGATCCAGGTGGCGGGGAGAAGGGCCTATGCCCGGGCCCGGGCCGGCGAATCGCTCGAACTAGCCCCGCGGGGCGTCGTTGTCCATCGCTTGAGCCTTGAGGGCCTGCCGGACAGGGATCATGCCCTTTTCGAGGTGGTGTGCGGCAAGGGAACCTATGTGCGGAGCCTGGCGCGCGACTTGGGCGTAACCCTTGGCACGCTTGGCTGTATCGCCGAATTGCGCCGCCTGGCGGTCGGTCCTTTCACCGAAAACCAAGCAATTTCGCTGGATTATCTGACTTCCCTCGGGCATGATGCCGTGCTTGCGAAGCATCTTCTGCCGGTTGAGACCGGGCTGGACGACATCCCGGCTCTGGCCTTGACGGAAGAAGAAGCTGCCCGGCTTCGGCATGGACAAATCATCCCGATGCTTGGCGACGACCACCACCACCGGCAGGCGCATGTGCGGGCGGCGGGCTCCGAGCAGGAGGAGACGCTGGTTTGCGCTATGTCGGAAGGTCGACCGGTCGCGGTGGCGCGGCTGGCGGGCGGCAAGCTCCGCGCATTACGTGTGTTGAATTTGTAG
- a CDS encoding SH3 domain-containing protein — translation MPPLHRLLVFTLTLMMMEILPLLAFAATGLPLPRFVSLRASEVNVRTGPGVRYPVDWIFHRHGLPVEIVAEFDTWRKIRDSQGTEGWVHQSLLSGKRALIVTGETRRLFRKPDTAAAVTAMVEANVMGEILSCPAKSQWCRIGVGDFEGWMQRSDFWGTYPDEEVR, via the coding sequence ATGCCGCCCTTACACCGGCTTCTCGTTTTCACCCTGACCCTTATGATGATGGAAATCCTCCCCTTGTTGGCCTTCGCGGCAACTGGGCTTCCCCTGCCGCGCTTCGTTAGCCTGCGCGCCTCGGAAGTGAACGTCCGCACCGGGCCAGGGGTTCGCTATCCCGTCGATTGGATTTTCCACCGCCACGGGCTTCCGGTCGAAATCGTCGCCGAATTCGACACCTGGCGGAAAATCCGCGATTCGCAAGGAACGGAGGGGTGGGTGCACCAGAGCCTGCTTTCCGGCAAGCGCGCGCTGATCGTAACCGGCGAGACGCGAAGGCTTTTCCGCAAGCCGGATACGGCCGCCGCCGTCACGGCGATGGTGGAAGCAAACGTGATGGGAGAAATTCTCTCCTGCCCGGCCAAATCCCAATGGTGCCGGATCGGCGTCGGCGATTTCGAGGGGTGGATGCAGAGAAGCGATTTCTGGGGCACTTACCCGGACGAGGAAGTCCGCTAG
- a CDS encoding D-glycerate dehydrogenase produces the protein MTPKKPLVVVTRKLPDAIETRLMELFRAELNLDNHPFSQAELIAAVKRADVLVPTVTDRVDSGILAHAGPNLRLIASFGAGVDHIDLGSARQRGVTVTNTPGVLTEDTADMTMALILAVPRRLAEGERLIRSGQWPGWSPTWMLGHRIWGKRLGIVGMGRVGTAVARRARGFGLSVHYHNLRRAPETLERELDATYWESLDQMLAHMDIVSVTCPHTPATYHLLSARRLSLMQPSAYLVNTARGEVVDENALTRMLERGELAGAGLDVFEHEPAVNPKLLKMDNVVLLPHMASATLEGRLDMGEKVLINIKTFVDGHSPPDRVIGTDS, from the coding sequence ATGACCCCGAAAAAACCCTTGGTCGTTGTTACCCGGAAACTTCCGGACGCTATCGAAACGCGGTTGATGGAACTCTTCCGAGCCGAGCTCAACCTCGACAACCATCCATTCAGCCAGGCCGAGTTGATCGCCGCGGTCAAGCGGGCGGACGTCCTCGTGCCTACCGTGACGGACCGCGTCGATTCGGGCATTTTGGCCCATGCCGGGCCGAATTTGCGCCTAATCGCCTCCTTCGGGGCCGGGGTGGACCATATCGACTTAGGCTCGGCGCGCCAGCGCGGGGTCACGGTCACCAACACGCCGGGCGTGCTGACCGAAGACACGGCCGACATGACGATGGCCCTCATTCTTGCCGTGCCGCGCCGCCTGGCCGAGGGAGAACGCCTGATCCGTTCCGGGCAGTGGCCTGGCTGGAGCCCGACCTGGATGCTGGGCCATCGGATCTGGGGCAAGCGCCTCGGCATCGTCGGCATGGGCCGGGTCGGCACCGCCGTCGCCCGCCGGGCCCGTGGGTTTGGGCTTTCCGTTCACTACCACAACCTGCGCCGCGCGCCCGAGACGCTGGAGCGCGAGCTGGATGCCACCTATTGGGAAAGCCTGGACCAGATGCTTGCCCATATGGACATTGTTTCCGTCACCTGCCCCCACACGCCGGCCACCTACCATCTGCTTTCGGCGCGCCGTCTCAGCCTGATGCAGCCTTCCGCCTATCTCGTGAACACCGCGCGCGGCGAAGTCGTGGACGAAAACGCGCTTACCCGCATGCTTGAACGCGGCGAACTGGCCGGCGCCGGCCTCGACGTCTTCGAACATGAGCCGGCCGTCAACCCGAAGCTGCTCAAGATGGATAACGTCGTCCTGCTGCCGCACATGGCGTCGGCGACGCTGGAAGGGCGGCTCGACATGGGCGAGAAGGTTCTCATCAATATCAAGACGTTCGTGGATGGTCATTCGCCCCCCGACCGGGTGATCGGGACAGACTCCTAA
- the rpsO gene encoding 30S ribosomal protein S15 produces MSITAEKKTILIKEYALKEGDTGSPEVQVAILSERIGNLTEHLKGHGKDVHSRRGLLKMVSQRRRLLDYLQKTDASRYENILKRLGLRK; encoded by the coding sequence ATGTCGATTACGGCCGAGAAGAAGACAATCCTTATAAAAGAATATGCCTTGAAAGAAGGCGACACCGGCTCGCCCGAGGTGCAGGTCGCGATTCTGAGCGAGCGAATCGGCAACCTGACCGAGCATCTCAAGGGCCATGGCAAAGACGTTCATTCCCGCCGCGGCCTGCTGAAGATGGTCAGCCAGAGGCGCCGGCTTCTTGACTATCTTCAGAAGACGGATGCGAGCAGGTACGAAAATATCCTTAAGCGGCTTGGTTTGAGGAAGTAA
- a CDS encoding nitronate monooxygenase, with protein sequence MKTLNPLFLSGKEVIPLVEGGKGISISNGRSSGAWAAMGGIGTFSGVNADSFAADGKPIPYIYKGRNRRERHQELIEQSILGGITQARIAHEMSNGQGRLHVNVLWEMGAAETVLRGILEGAMGLVHGVTCGAGMPYRLAEVCARYRVYCYPIVSSARAFRALWKRAYHKFADFLGAVVYEDPWLAGGHNGLSNSEDPQRPEDPYPRVRAMREMMREFGLGETPIVMAGGVWYLREWENWIDNPELGPICFQLGTRPLLTQESPIPEPWKRKLIELNEGDVQLNRFSPTGFYSSCVNNGFLQELKERSARQIAYTVEAVGEHRIPFGVGARKRQVFLTASDKTRADGWVAEGFTEALRTPDSTLVFVTPEKAKQIRADQVNCMGCLSACLFSNWSQSETGTTGKKPDPRSYCIQKTLQEIAHGGNLQNELMFAGHNAFRFKTDPFYANGYIPTVRELFERLLTGN encoded by the coding sequence GTGAAAACCCTAAACCCCCTTTTCCTTTCCGGTAAAGAAGTGATCCCCCTCGTCGAGGGAGGGAAGGGCATTTCCATCTCGAACGGCCGCAGCTCTGGTGCTTGGGCGGCGATGGGCGGCATCGGCACCTTCTCCGGCGTCAACGCGGATAGCTTTGCCGCCGACGGCAAGCCCATTCCTTATATCTACAAGGGCCGCAACCGCCGCGAACGCCATCAGGAACTGATCGAGCAATCCATCCTGGGCGGTATCACCCAGGCGCGCATAGCCCATGAAATGTCGAACGGACAGGGCCGGCTCCACGTCAATGTCCTGTGGGAAATGGGGGCCGCGGAAACCGTTCTGCGCGGCATCCTCGAGGGCGCCATGGGCCTGGTGCACGGCGTGACGTGTGGGGCGGGCATGCCTTACCGCCTGGCGGAAGTCTGCGCGCGTTACCGAGTCTACTGTTACCCGATCGTTTCCTCGGCGCGCGCCTTTCGAGCGCTTTGGAAACGTGCCTATCACAAATTCGCGGATTTTCTCGGTGCCGTTGTCTACGAAGATCCGTGGCTGGCCGGCGGCCACAACGGCTTGAGCAACAGCGAGGACCCGCAAAGGCCGGAAGACCCCTACCCGCGCGTACGCGCCATGCGCGAGATGATGCGCGAGTTCGGGCTCGGCGAAACCCCGATCGTCATGGCCGGCGGGGTCTGGTATTTGCGGGAATGGGAAAACTGGATCGACAACCCAGAGTTGGGACCGATCTGTTTCCAGTTAGGAACCCGGCCGCTGCTGACCCAGGAAAGCCCGATTCCGGAGCCATGGAAGCGCAAACTCATCGAATTGAACGAAGGCGATGTCCAGCTCAACCGTTTCAGCCCGACCGGCTTCTATTCGTCCTGCGTCAACAATGGCTTCCTGCAGGAGTTGAAGGAACGTTCCGCCCGCCAGATTGCCTACACGGTCGAGGCGGTCGGCGAACATCGGATTCCCTTCGGGGTCGGCGCCCGGAAACGGCAGGTTTTCCTTACGGCTTCCGACAAGACGCGGGCCGACGGCTGGGTTGCCGAAGGTTTCACGGAAGCCTTGCGCACCCCGGATTCGACGCTCGTCTTCGTCACGCCGGAAAAGGCGAAGCAGATTCGCGCCGATCAGGTGAACTGCATGGGTTGCCTTTCGGCGTGCCTGTTCAGCAACTGGTCCCAGAGCGAAACCGGCACGACCGGCAAGAAACCGGATCCCCGCTCCTACTGTATCCAGAAGACGCTGCAAGAGATCGCCCATGGCGGCAATCTCCAAAACGAGCTTATGTTTGCCGGCCACAACGCCTTCCGGTTCAAGACCGACCCTTTCTATGCGAACGGCTATATCCCGACGGTCCGCGAGTTGTTTGAGCGCCTGCTCACCGGAAATTGA